The following are encoded in a window of candidate division WOR-3 bacterium genomic DNA:
- the rlmN gene encoding 23S rRNA (adenine(2503)-C(2))-methyltransferase RlmN translates to MLNLKQLTLTELKAMVNKIGWENYRAQQIFTWLWQKGITEINQMTNLSKQKREQLKKDYYISYLKVLDRKISIDGAQKFLLELEDSNKVESVFIPEGKRRTVCVSTQVGCPLQCSICYTGKIGFIRNLKFYEIADQVLQVQLLTKQRITNVVFMGMGEPFLNYEESIKAIELINSDYGLNIGARHITVSTAGIADRIYDFAEFPLQAKLAISLNATTDEIRNKIMPINKKYPLEKLFEAIRYYSAKKKKRVTFEYVLIKGVNDHSKDILRLQRLIDKIPCKINIIPFNPFPGSEYESPSIEQTKAFVEKLYPKLPCVTIRKSKGTDILAACGQLAGKSI, encoded by the coding sequence ATGCTTAACTTAAAACAATTGACCTTAACCGAACTTAAAGCAATGGTCAATAAAATTGGTTGGGAAAATTATCGGGCTCAGCAAATCTTTACTTGGCTTTGGCAAAAAGGAATTACTGAGATTAATCAAATGACAAACCTATCTAAACAAAAACGAGAACAACTTAAAAAAGATTATTATATCAGTTACTTGAAAGTATTAGACAGAAAAATCTCAATTGACGGTGCGCAAAAATTTCTGTTGGAACTGGAAGATAGCAATAAAGTTGAATCAGTCTTCATTCCTGAAGGCAAAAGAAGAACGGTCTGTGTCTCAACTCAAGTCGGCTGTCCTTTACAATGTTCCATCTGTTATACTGGGAAAATCGGTTTTATAAGAAATCTCAAATTTTATGAGATTGCAGACCAAGTGCTCCAAGTTCAATTATTAACTAAGCAAAGAATTACTAATGTTGTTTTTATGGGTATGGGAGAACCGTTTCTTAATTACGAAGAATCCATAAAAGCAATTGAACTTATCAATTCTGATTATGGACTAAATATTGGTGCTCGACATATAACAGTCTCTACTGCCGGAATTGCGGACCGAATTTATGATTTTGCTGAATTTCCTTTACAAGCCAAATTAGCTATCTCCCTTAATGCCACAACCGACGAAATTAGGAACAAAATTATGCCGATTAACAAAAAGTATCCCTTAGAAAAATTATTTGAAGCAATCAGATATTATTCAGCCAAGAAAAAGAAACGAGTAACTTTTGAATATGTGTTGATAAAAGGGGTTAATGACCATTCCAAAGATATTTTGCGATTACAAAGATTAATTGACAAAATCCCTTGCAAGATAAATATTATTCCATTTAATCCTTTCCCCGGTTCTGAATACGAAAGTCCAAGCATTGAACAAACGAAAGCATTTGTTGAGAAACTTTATCCCAAACTACCTTGTGTTACAATTAGAAAAAGCAAAGGAACAGACATTCTTGCAGCTTGTGGTCAATTGGCAGGAAAATCTATTTGA